One genomic segment of Helianthus annuus cultivar XRQ/B chromosome 14, HanXRQr2.0-SUNRISE, whole genome shotgun sequence includes these proteins:
- the LOC110907179 gene encoding uncharacterized protein LOC110907179, whose protein sequence is MTKQTGMQLASIDEQKPLSQHQQQQINVPVASHSNSGPPPPKLPRSDLINGPREDYLKIGIPLYEASIKCDWKAAKAIFEKYPHMELVRCSITENGETALHVAASAKGPKHIEDFVKNLVDQMDNDDLALQNNNHNTALYLAAASGNIKAVKIMMERNIALLTIAGSNGTMMPLYTAALFGNEDVVKYLYNNSKQLCDDGWTPQNRGWLLLKCVENDLFDVALEIVKTYPELGTGSVLGVLARKPEAFPEIKIDFISRTINWGKYHCSKMIITHQPSQNKYIDSSRKHEPFPESKYNIFKSVSAFIGVKGGSREKEDYAMQLLRIIWGNIAKKSKKDIDDIIRGPADLKQDDKQTSGIIDQTLKLQKLISERIVSMHVEIQNKIRGVMLDIRKEDQALQLEKLISEHIAKMHVETQNIIKGPTTLNFPHVALLGNTKKTHSSRILFVAAEMGNVTFVVELIRQYPDLIWKVNDNNQSIFHIAVKHRHEGIYNLLYEIGSMKDLITPLKDKKDNNMLHLVGKSAKQKRLEDVSGVALQMQRELLWFKEVEAMIPPSYRERKNKDGLTPYELFTKEHNELVTQGEKWMKGTASQCMVVAALIATIVFAAAFTVPGGYDQTNDKTNGQQNGIPVFHSKASFMVFVVADAISLFASSTSILMFLSILTSRYAERDFLESLPTKLMLGLATLFLSIMTMTVAFSVSFFVLYRKGLLWMPIIISVFAVLPVLLYMVLQYGLFIDVIRSTYASRYLFKPQKHVLYYRNPKV, encoded by the exons GACCTAGAGAAGATTATCTCAAAATCGGCATCCCTCTATATGAAGCATCAATAAAATGTGATTGGAAAGCCGCAAAAGCCATTTTTGAGAAGTATCCACATATGGAGTTGGTAAGGTGCAGCATCACCGAAAATGGTGAAACGGCGCTTCATGTGGCTGCATCTGCAAAAGGTCCTAAACATATTGAAGACTTTGTGAAAAATCTGGTGGATCAGATGGACAATGATGACTTAGCACTTCAAAACAATAATCACAACACCGCTCTCTATTTAGCAGCTGCATCTGGAAACATTAAAGCGGTTAAAATTATGATGGAAAGGAACATTGCCTTGCTTACAATCGCCGGTAGTAATGGAACAATGATGCCATTGTACACGGCGGCGTTGTTTGGAAATGAGGACGTGGTGAAGTATTTGTACAATAACTCCAAGCAGTTGTGCGATGATGGTTGGACACCCCAGAATCGTGGTTGGCTGCTTTTGAAATGTGTTGAGAATGATTTATTCG ATGTCGCCTTAGAGATAGTGAAAACTTATCCGGAACTTGGTACTGGGAGTGTACTCGGAGTTTTAGCGCGTAAGCCTGAAGCATTTCCTGAAATAAAAATTGATTTCATTTCAAGAACCATCAATTGGGGTAAATATCACTGCTCCAAGATGATTATTACACATCAACCATCACAAAATAAGTATATAGATTCGTCTCGAAAGCATGAACCATTTCCTGAATCAAAATATAACATCTTCAAGTCAG TTTCGGCATTCATTGGTGTAAAGGGGGGATCTCGTGAAAAGGAAGATTACGCAATGCAATTATTAAGAATCATTTGGGGAAATATTGCGAAAAAATCTAAGAAAGACATCGATGATATAATAAGAGGACCTGCTGATTTGAAGCAAGACGACAAGCAAACTTCTGGAATTATAGACCAAACTCTAAAACTACAAAAACTCATCTCTGAACGTATAGTGAGCATGCATGTTGAAATTCAAAACAAAATTAGAGGCGTGATGCTAGATATCAGAAAGGAAGATCAAGCTCTACAGCTTGAAAAACTTATTTCTGAACATATAGCCAAAATGCATGTTGAAACACAAAACATAATTAAAGGGCCAACAACTTTGAATTTTCCACATGTTGCATTGTTGGGAAATACAAAGAAAACACACTCTTCTCGAATATTGTTTGTTGCTGCAGAAATGGGTAATGTTACATTTGTAGTTGAGCTCATCCGTCAGTATCCGGATCTCATATGGAAGGTAAATGATAACAATCAAAGTATCTTTCACATTGCTGTTAAACATCGCCATGAAGGTATCTACAACTTGTTATACGAGATAGGCTCAATGAAGGATTTGATTACTCCGCTCAAAGATAAAAAAGACAACAATATGTTGCATTTAGTTGGGAAGAGTGCAAAGCAAAAACGACTAGAGGATGTATCAGGAGTTGCTTTACAAATGCAACGAGAACTATTATGGTTTAAG GAAGTAGAGGCGATGATCCCTCCTTCTTATAGAGAAAGGAAGAATAAGGATGGTCTAACTCCGTATGAGTTATTCACAAAGGAACATAATGAACTGGTTACACAAGGGGAGAAGTGGATGAAAGGAACAGCTAGTCAATGTATGGTTGTTGCAGCCCTTATTGCAACTATAGTATTTGCTGCAGCTTTTACGGTTCCAGGTGGATATGACCAAACCAATGACAAAACCAACGGCCAACAAAATGGTATTCCTGTCTTCCATTCCAAAGCATCCTTCATGGTTTTTGTTGTGGCAGATGCCATTTCTCTGTTCGCATCCTCAACTTCAATTCTTATGTTCTTATCTATCCTCACGTCTCGTTATGCTGAACGTGATTTCTTGGAATCTTTACCTACAAAATTGATGTTAGGACTGGCAACTCTTTTCCTTTCTATAATGACCATGACAGTCGCTTTTAGTGTCAGCTTTTTCGTACTTTACCGTAAGGGTTTGTTATGGATGCCGATCATCATCTCCGTGTTTGCAGTGTTACCTGTCCTCCTATATATGGTGTTACAATATGGTCTGTTTATCGATGTAATTAGATCGACGTATGCTTCTAGGTACCTCTTTAAACCTCAAAAACATGTTCTGTACTATAGAAACCCAAAGGTCTAA